A stretch of DNA from candidate division WOR-3 bacterium:
TCTTTAAGTTTAGGCTTAATTTATTTAAGGTTGAGGTATCATAGAGGATTTCCTTATTTTGCCGAATAAAGGTAACGAGATGGATAGAGGAGCGGAAACCTACTATTTCCCAGAGGATTTTTAAGTAAGGGATGAGGTCTTGGGTATAGATCTTCTTTCGTCCCCGTTTGTGGGTATAAGTGATAGTCGGGTTACCTACTAGTTTGGTTCCATCTTTGGTATAAATTACCTTACCGGTGCCATTGAGGAGGGTTATAAGATACTTTCGATGGAGATTAGTTATTTGAACTAATTCATTAAGAATTTCTGTTTTCTTCTTTTTTGATGCGGAATGATAATTTTTGGCATTAACTTTAATTATTGACCGTTTAATTTTCATCTTGTATATTTCCTTTGGCATCGTTATAACCATAAAGGCTCCCTCTATTACTTTTTAATATGGGAGGGAGCCTAAATTTTTTCAATGGTAAGATATTTTTGATTAAATAACCCATTTTCGGTAAGATTATTTTTGATGAAAACCGTATATTTGACTTTAATTTGATTTTCCGTAAGATTTTTGAGATTGTACGAATTATTATTTAAGGTGAGTATCGTTAGCCTTTCCGGGGCTTTGGCTCCTGGACCTTTAACCGCTGCCACCGCTACCTTAGGATTGAAGAGAAGTTGGAAGAGCGGGCTTCTCGTCGGTCTCGGTCATACGATAGTGGAATTGCCTTATCTCATCCTCCTCGCCTTGGGTGTGAGCGCTGCTTTTAAGCATTCCTTATTCCACCGAACCTTTGGGATTTTAGGCGGTCTCTTTCTCTTTTACTTTGGGTTTTCCACGATGGAGAAGGCGTTAAGATTAAATGAAAAGATAAAAGAACCTCCCCTCAGGAGAATAGAACAACCAATCCTTACTGGCATTTTCCTAACCCTATTCAATCCTTACTTCTTCACCTGGTGGCTGGGGATCGGCGCCTCCTTGATTTCCGAGGCGCTTGCTAAAAGAGGATTTTTTGGGGTTGGACTTTTGTATCTCTCCCATGTCTGGCTTGATTATGCCTGGCTCATCTTTATTGCCCGAATTGCTGCCCTCGGTCGATTGAACACGAAAATCTTTCGCGCTCTCTTGATAATTCTCGCCTCTCTCCTTATCTATTTTGGCGGCAAAGGTTTATGGCAATTTTTGTATTGACAAGAGATATTTTATCGGTATCATATGGGGTTAAAATGAAGATAAAAATTGAAGAGAAGGTTCTGGAAGTAGAGCCCAATTTGAAATTTAAGGATATTGTTAAAGATAATTGTCTGGCGGTAAAGTGGCAGGGTATTTTACTTGACCTCTCAGAACCGGTCCGAGAAGGGGAAGTGGAACCGGTATATTTCGCTTCGCCCGAAGGCAAGAGTATTTTTTGGCACTCTACGGCCCACCTTTTAGCCCAGGCGGTAAAAAGCCTCTTCCCTTCCACAAAGTTGGCAATCGGTCCGGCGATTGAGAAGGGTTTCTATTACGATTTTGACCCTCCGCTACCCTTTAAGGAGGAGGACTTAATAATTATTGAGAAGAAAATGGCGGAGTTGAGAGATAAAGATATTCCGATTGAACATATCTATTTGAGCCGGGAGGAGGCGCTCCGCTACTTTCAGGAAAAGGGAGAAGATTATAAGGTGGAAATCATTAAGGAAATCCCAGATGAGAAAATCTCTTGCTACCGCCAGGAAGAATTTTTAGACCTCTGCCTCGGACCCCATCTTTTGCGGACCGGATTGATCAAGGCTTTTAAGTTACTCTCGGTCTCCGGCGCTTACTGGCGTGGTTCGGAAAAGAACCGGATGCTTTCTAGAATTTACGGAATTTCTTTTCCCACCGAGGAAGAGTTAAATGATTTCTTAAACCGGTTGGAGGAGGCAAAACGCCGCGACCACCGAAAGTTAGGACCCGAATTGCAACTCTTCTCTTTTCACGAAGAGGCGGGTGCCGGGTTGGTCTATTGGCATCCCAAGGGGGCAATCGTCCGCCGAACGATTGAAAATTACTGGATTTCCCAACACGAAAGGCGGGGCTATAAAATTGTCTATACCCCCCATATCTTTAAGAGCGAAATCTGGAAACTTTCCGGTCATTACGACTATTATCGGGAGAATATGTTCCTTTTGCCTTTGGAAAATGAGGAGTATATCTTAAAACCGATGAATTGT
This window harbors:
- the thrS gene encoding threonine--tRNA ligase, which encodes MKIKIEEKVLEVEPNLKFKDIVKDNCLAVKWQGILLDLSEPVREGEVEPVYFASPEGKSIFWHSTAHLLAQAVKSLFPSTKLAIGPAIEKGFYYDFDPPLPFKEEDLIIIEKKMAELRDKDIPIEHIYLSREEALRYFQEKGEDYKVEIIKEIPDEKISCYRQEEFLDLCLGPHLLRTGLIKAFKLLSVSGAYWRGSEKNRMLSRIYGISFPTEEELNDFLNRLEEAKRRDHRKLGPELQLFSFHEEAGAGLVYWHPKGAIVRRTIENYWISQHERRGYKIVYTPHIFKSEIWKLSGHYDYYRENMFLLPLENEEYILKPMNCPGHILIYKSQVRSYRELPLRFAELGTVYRNEKSGTLHGMLRVRGFTQDDAHIFLAEEMVEDEVKEILKLSQEMLSDFGFNRYFVELSVRDPKNKDKYMGSDAEWEMAESALKKALNELGIDYKTAEGEAVFYGPKIDLKLLDSLDNAWQATTIQFDFNLPRRFDVRYIGRDGYTHQAVIIHRTILGSLERFLGALIEHYAGALPVWLSPIQARVLPITDKEIPYAEKIFSHCQREGIRVDADFRAEKINYKIAEAERLKIPYILIVGKREVAEGNVSLRKRREGVIGTKSWEEVINLIKEDIEKKR
- a CDS encoding LysE family transporter, with translation MYELLFKVSIVSLSGALAPGPLTAATATLGLKRSWKSGLLVGLGHTIVELPYLILLALGVSAAFKHSLFHRTFGILGGLFLFYFGFSTMEKALRLNEKIKEPPLRRIEQPILTGIFLTLFNPYFFTWWLGIGASLISEALAKRGFFGVGLLYLSHVWLDYAWLIFIARIAALGRLNTKIFRALLIILASLLIYFGGKGLWQFLY